The Metabacillus schmidteae genome includes a region encoding these proteins:
- a CDS encoding GerAB/ArcD/ProY family transporter: MLEKGKINAGEFEIIVIIFTLGSSILIGPSLLAAYAKQDAWIASFLSLFIGLFFIFLYNQLSSNYPKMTFVEITEKILGKWVGSAVSFLFLFYFLIISAGLLREIGDFLTTQIIVETPIQMIMIAFIIISMIGVKLGIEVISRTAIIFFPWMILMLILLFVFLIPEVEISNIQPIFGEGFQAIANATYRSLGLPYLELFIFLMITPFVTDKHGSKKAFYKGTIIGGVIMSILIIFTILVLGADFTTRHAYPSYILGKQISLGTVIERLEVIVAIIWFFSMYFKLTICYYGITLGIAQLFKLNSYKILVSPLAFLQVTSALILYPDTVYFKDFLVKTWTPYSLTICFFIPCCLLIATKVKKTKMNKESGR, encoded by the coding sequence ATGCTTGAAAAAGGGAAGATTAATGCTGGTGAATTTGAAATTATTGTCATTATTTTTACTCTAGGGAGTTCCATTTTAATAGGGCCGTCTTTACTTGCCGCATATGCAAAACAGGATGCTTGGATTGCCTCCTTTCTCTCCCTGTTTATTGGTCTATTCTTTATTTTTCTATATAATCAGCTTTCATCCAATTACCCTAAAATGACGTTTGTAGAAATAACTGAAAAGATATTAGGAAAATGGGTTGGAAGTGCTGTTTCCTTTCTCTTCTTGTTTTACTTTTTGATTATTTCTGCAGGTTTACTTCGGGAGATTGGAGACTTCTTAACAACTCAAATCATCGTTGAAACACCTATTCAGATGATCATGATTGCATTTATTATCATTAGTATGATAGGTGTCAAATTAGGAATTGAGGTCATCAGCCGAACAGCGATCATCTTTTTCCCCTGGATGATTTTGATGCTTATATTATTATTTGTATTTCTTATTCCTGAAGTGGAAATTTCTAATATTCAACCTATCTTTGGTGAAGGATTTCAGGCTATTGCAAATGCTACCTACAGAAGTTTAGGACTCCCTTACTTAGAATTGTTCATTTTTTTGATGATTACTCCATTTGTAACAGACAAACATGGCTCTAAGAAAGCCTTTTATAAAGGGACAATTATTGGGGGAGTTATTATGTCAATCCTCATTATATTTACTATCTTAGTATTAGGAGCAGATTTTACAACAAGGCATGCTTACCCTTCCTATATATTAGGGAAACAAATAAGTCTTGGAACGGTAATAGAAAGGTTAGAAGTCATTGTTGCCATCATTTGGTTTTTTTCTATGTATTTTAAGCTGACAATTTGTTATTACGGAATCACTCTTGGCATAGCTCAATTGTTTAAATTAAATAGCTATAAAATCCTGGTTTCTCCATTAGCTTTTTTACAGGTTACCTCCGCTCTCATCTTATATCCGGATACAGTGTACTTTAAGGATTTCCTAGTTAAAACATGGACACCTTATTCCTTAACTATTTGTTTTTTCATTCCATGCTGTCTCTTAATTGCAACTAAGGTTAAAAAAACCAAAATGAACAAAGAAAGCGGAAGGTAA
- a CDS encoding undecaprenyl-diphosphate phosphatase encodes MDFITILKAVILGLVEGLTEFAPVSSTGHMIIVDDMWLQSEEFLTKYVANTFKIVIQLGSILAVVVVFKDRFIQMLGLSRLSKNAPKTTTQNRLKLTQVIVGLIPAGVLGVLFEDYIDEHLFSIETVLIGLIVGAVLMIAADIFGPKEPKIDTVDQITYKQALSVGLIQCLSLWPGFSRSGSTISGGVLLGMSHRAAADFTFIMAVPIMAGASFLSLLKNWQYFTLDAMPFFIAGFISAFVFALISIRFFLKLINKIKLMPFAIYRIVLVIVIWVVYF; translated from the coding sequence ATGGATTTTATTACAATCTTAAAAGCTGTTATATTAGGCTTAGTAGAAGGATTAACAGAATTTGCACCCGTTTCTTCAACAGGTCATATGATTATTGTTGATGATATGTGGTTACAATCAGAAGAATTTTTAACAAAATATGTTGCAAATACATTTAAAATTGTCATTCAACTAGGATCTATTTTAGCAGTTGTCGTAGTATTTAAAGATCGATTTATTCAAATGCTTGGATTAAGCAGGTTAAGCAAAAATGCGCCAAAAACAACTACACAAAATCGTTTAAAGCTCACACAAGTGATTGTTGGGTTAATTCCTGCAGGTGTGTTGGGAGTTTTGTTTGAAGATTATATCGATGAGCATTTATTCTCCATTGAGACAGTGCTAATTGGATTAATTGTAGGTGCTGTCTTAATGATCGCAGCTGATATCTTCGGTCCAAAAGAACCGAAGATTGACACGGTTGACCAAATTACGTACAAGCAGGCACTCTCAGTTGGGCTTATTCAGTGTCTTTCATTATGGCCGGGTTTTTCACGTTCAGGCTCGACGATTTCGGGTGGTGTGTTATTAGGAATGAGCCACCGTGCAGCAGCTGATTTTACTTTTATCATGGCTGTTCCAATTATGGCGGGGGCAAGTTTTCTTTCCCTTCTTAAAAACTGGCAATATTTCACTCTAGATGCCATGCCTTTTTTTATTGCCGGATTTATTAGTGCTTTTGTTTTTGCGCTAATCTCGATTCGCTTTTTCCTAAAATTGATTAATAAAATTAAATTAATGCCATTTGCGATCTACCGTATTGTTCTCGTTATTGTGATTTGGGTCGTGTATTTCTAA
- a CDS encoding MFS transporter, whose translation MTSDTGVQKLSFYDHMLFIVITFIYWFTLYIYVPVFVSYLDYLGGTYTLVGFIVGSYGIMQILLRLPVGVVSDRLQIRKPFVIIGLVTGVISCLGFALTESIEFALVSRFISGITASMWVAFTVLYASYFKQEDTTRAMGNVQFITVASQLVSMGLSGYLVTHFGWKSPFWLGGLIGLFGILLAFQIKESKKKTEINKIELKEINDVLKEPAVLKAATLSAIAHAVLFITMFGFLPNYALEIGASKENLIYLVFSFMIPHAIAPIITGRYLAGRFQKWSILVVGFLGTFLFSAIIPFVKSLEVLFLTQALNGFAQGMTIPLLMGMAIQTIPNRKRATAMGLFQAVYAIGIFLGPFISGLFTEKGTFFPVFMTAGAVGFIGLLLSLKWGFQKASIQKGQTKPM comes from the coding sequence TTGACTAGTGATACAGGTGTTCAAAAGCTTTCATTCTATGATCATATGTTGTTTATTGTGATTACCTTTATTTATTGGTTTACACTTTATATTTATGTGCCAGTTTTTGTTTCATATCTGGACTATCTAGGTGGAACGTATACATTGGTGGGATTTATTGTCGGGAGCTATGGTATTATGCAGATTTTATTAAGATTGCCGGTAGGCGTTGTATCAGATCGCCTGCAAATTCGTAAGCCGTTTGTGATCATAGGTCTTGTGACAGGAGTGATTAGTTGCCTTGGTTTTGCCTTAACTGAAAGTATAGAATTTGCCCTTGTATCAAGGTTTATATCCGGCATTACGGCATCTATGTGGGTTGCATTTACTGTTTTATATGCGAGCTATTTTAAACAGGAAGATACAACAAGAGCGATGGGGAATGTACAGTTTATTACAGTTGCGTCCCAACTGGTAAGTATGGGCTTAAGTGGATACCTTGTAACACATTTTGGATGGAAATCACCCTTTTGGTTAGGGGGGCTGATTGGGCTTTTCGGGATTTTGTTAGCGTTTCAAATAAAAGAATCAAAAAAGAAAACAGAGATAAATAAGATTGAATTGAAAGAGATAAATGATGTATTGAAGGAGCCTGCCGTATTAAAGGCAGCAACCTTATCTGCAATTGCTCATGCCGTATTATTTATTACGATGTTTGGCTTTTTACCTAATTATGCACTTGAAATTGGTGCTTCTAAAGAGAATCTGATTTATTTGGTGTTTAGTTTTATGATCCCTCATGCCATTGCACCAATTATAACGGGTAGATACTTAGCTGGACGTTTTCAAAAGTGGTCGATATTAGTTGTAGGATTTTTAGGTACATTTCTATTTTCAGCCATTATTCCGTTTGTGAAAAGTCTGGAAGTACTTTTCCTGACACAGGCTTTAAATGGATTTGCCCAAGGAATGACCATTCCGTTGTTAATGGGAATGGCGATTCAAACTATTCCGAATAGAAAACGTGCCACTGCAATGGGATTGTTTCAGGCAGTGTATGCAATTGGTATCTTTTTAGGACCATTTATATCGGGATTATTTACTGAAAAAGGTACATTTTTCCCCGTATTTATGACTGCAGGTGCTGTAGGATTTATCGGCTTACTACTATCGTTAAAATGGGGGTTTCAAAAAGCATCTATTCAAAAAGGGCAAACAAAACCCATGTAG
- a CDS encoding ring-cleaving dioxygenase, translating to MNHLKGIHHVTAITSSAEKNYEFFTYVLGMRLVKKTVNQDDIQTYHLFFADDVGSAGTDMTFFDFPGIPKGVHGTNEISKTSFRVPTDASLDYWINRFDRLGVKHTGIKEQFGKKTLSFVDFDDQHYQLISDEKNKGVASGTPWQKGPIPLEHAITGLGPIHIRISNFDQLKEVLEEALLFKEIAQEGSFHLFEVGEGGNGAQVIVEHNVMLPQGMQGFGTVHHVAFRVEDRNVLEEWISRMENIGFHTSGYVNRHFFESLYARVAPHILFEFATDGPGFMGDEPYETLGEKLSLPPFLEPKREQIEKMVRQIDTVRSTKEFVKE from the coding sequence ATGAACCATTTAAAAGGTATACACCATGTAACAGCGATTACGAGTAGTGCGGAAAAAAACTATGAATTTTTCACATATGTGCTGGGAATGCGTTTAGTGAAGAAAACAGTTAACCAGGATGATATTCAAACATACCATTTATTTTTTGCCGATGATGTAGGCAGTGCAGGTACAGACATGACATTTTTCGATTTCCCTGGAATTCCTAAAGGAGTTCATGGAACAAATGAAATTTCAAAAACATCTTTCCGAGTTCCAACAGATGCTTCACTGGATTATTGGATCAACCGTTTTGATCGCTTAGGGGTTAAGCACACAGGAATTAAAGAGCAATTTGGAAAGAAAACATTGTCATTTGTTGATTTTGATGATCAACACTATCAGTTAATTTCTGATGAGAAGAATAAAGGTGTTGCTTCAGGTACACCTTGGCAAAAGGGACCAATCCCATTAGAGCATGCCATTACAGGTTTGGGTCCAATTCATATAAGAATCTCAAATTTTGACCAATTAAAAGAAGTATTAGAAGAGGCTCTATTGTTTAAAGAAATTGCCCAAGAAGGATCCTTCCACTTATTCGAAGTAGGTGAAGGTGGGAATGGCGCACAGGTTATTGTCGAGCATAATGTCATGCTTCCACAAGGAATGCAAGGCTTTGGTACAGTTCACCACGTAGCCTTCCGTGTAGAGGATCGAAATGTGTTAGAAGAGTGGATTTCCAGAATGGAAAACATTGGGTTCCACACATCCGGCTATGTAAACAGACATTTCTTTGAATCATTATATGCAAGGGTAGCGCCTCACATTTTATTTGAATTTGCAACAGATGGTCCTGGATTTATGGGAGATGAGCCTTATGAAACATTAGGTGAAAAATTATCACTACCACCGTTTCTGGAACCAAAACGCGAGCAAATTGAAAAAATGGTTCGCCAGATTGACACAGTAAGAAGCACAAAAGAATTTGTAAAAGAATAA
- a CDS encoding aldehyde dehydrogenase, translating to MVQQSEHTSESVTAAVQLQKNFFRTGQTKSIDYRKRMLQALADQVRKNEKEICYALKLDLNKSETEAFVTEIGFLLEEIKFTLKHLDKWMKPEKVKTVKTHIGSKGIRVAEPYGVTLIIAPWNYPFQLQLAPLIGAIAAGNTAILKPSELTPHTSALLSQLIQDTFDPAYVSVLEGGVQTTSILLDQPFDYIFFTGSVPVGKIVMEAAAKRLIPITLELGGKSPCIVDKTANMELAAKRIVFGKLINAGQTCIAPDYLFLHTKIKETFIEELKKVIVDFYGDNAVENEEFTKIVNARHFHRLKEYLSDGTVLFGGQSDENKLKINPTLIIPQDLSSPLMTEEIFGPILPILEYDHIQEVIDFINSRPKPLALYLFTNRDEVEKQVTESTSFGGGCINDTLMHIATPYLPFGGVGESGIGTYHGEASFQTFSHFKSVLKQTNRFDFSFRYPNAENGLKMMKKLMK from the coding sequence ATGGTACAACAGAGCGAACATACTAGTGAATCTGTGACAGCTGCTGTACAGCTGCAAAAGAACTTTTTTAGGACAGGACAAACTAAGTCAATAGATTACCGAAAAAGAATGCTTCAAGCACTTGCCGATCAGGTTCGAAAAAATGAAAAAGAAATCTGTTATGCACTTAAGCTGGATTTAAATAAATCAGAAACAGAAGCATTTGTCACTGAAATTGGCTTTCTATTAGAAGAAATTAAATTTACGTTAAAGCATTTAGATAAATGGATGAAGCCTGAGAAGGTAAAAACAGTAAAAACACATATTGGTTCCAAAGGAATAAGAGTCGCTGAGCCATATGGTGTCACGCTTATTATCGCACCTTGGAATTATCCGTTTCAGCTTCAGCTTGCTCCTTTAATTGGAGCCATAGCAGCAGGAAATACAGCTATACTTAAGCCTTCGGAATTAACACCGCATACATCTGCTTTACTATCTCAGTTAATTCAAGATACCTTTGATCCAGCCTATGTTAGTGTGCTGGAAGGCGGAGTACAGACAACAAGCATTTTATTAGATCAACCATTCGATTATATCTTTTTTACTGGAAGTGTCCCTGTGGGGAAAATTGTGATGGAGGCTGCTGCAAAAAGATTAATCCCAATAACGTTAGAGCTGGGTGGGAAAAGTCCTTGTATCGTAGATAAAACAGCCAATATGGAGCTTGCTGCAAAGAGAATTGTGTTTGGAAAGCTAATAAATGCCGGTCAAACATGTATTGCTCCAGATTATCTTTTTCTCCATACAAAGATTAAAGAAACATTTATTGAAGAACTAAAAAAGGTCATTGTTGATTTTTATGGGGATAATGCAGTTGAAAATGAGGAGTTTACAAAAATTGTGAATGCTCGTCACTTTCATCGATTAAAGGAATACTTATCAGATGGAACGGTATTGTTCGGCGGCCAATCAGATGAAAACAAGCTGAAGATAAATCCAACTCTTATTATACCGCAAGATCTTTCATCACCTCTGATGACAGAAGAGATATTTGGACCAATACTTCCGATTTTGGAGTATGATCACATACAAGAAGTGATTGATTTTATTAATAGCCGACCAAAGCCGTTAGCATTGTACCTTTTTACAAATCGTGATGAAGTGGAAAAACAAGTCACAGAGTCGACTTCATTTGGCGGAGGATGTATTAACGATACACTTATGCATATTGCCACTCCATACCTGCCTTTTGGAGGAGTTGGAGAAAGCGGAATAGGAACCTATCACGGTGAAGCAAGCTTTCAAACATTTTCCCATTTTAAAAGTGTACTCAAACAAACCAATCGTTTTGATTTCAGCTTTCGGTACCCGAATGCTGAAAACGGCTTGAAAATGATGAAAAAATTGATGAAGTAA
- a CDS encoding Fur-regulated basic protein FbpA, whose amino-acid sequence MKKEAIVFQKDHIIQQLLKLNCFKSSDDRQLYELTLHELKSEYKLITKKHHSI is encoded by the coding sequence ATGAAAAAAGAAGCCATTGTCTTTCAGAAGGACCACATTATTCAACAACTATTAAAGTTAAATTGTTTTAAGTCCTCAGATGATCGCCAATTATATGAATTAACATTGCATGAACTTAAAAGTGAATATAAACTAATAACGAAAAAGCATCATTCAATTTAA
- a CDS encoding assimilatory sulfite reductase (NADPH) flavoprotein subunit has translation MQLQVMNSPFNQEQAELLNRLLPTLTESQKVWLSGYLAATQSGSAGVPAATEAPVVEAVAQANVKPVSKDITILYGSQTGNAQSLAEKSGKTLEERGYKVTVSSMSDFKPNNLKKLENLLIVVSTHGEGDPPDNALSFHEFLHGKRAPKLDDLRFSVLSLGDSSYEFFCQTGKEFDQRLEDLGGTRLYPRIDCDLDFDEPAAEWIEGVYAGLSEAASTEAESAQTVAATPAAVESAYSRTNPFKAEVLENLNLNGRGSNKETRHVELSLEGSGLIYEPGDSLGVYPENDPELVGLILETTKWDENQKVTVNKEEVSLKEALSKKLEITVLTKPLIEKAAQLSSNGDLKALVAPEKINELKAYIDGRDLLDLLRDFGPWDVSAQDFVAILRKMPSRLYSISSSLSANPEEVHLTIGAVRYETHGRKRNGVASILTAERLQPGDTLPVYVQNNQNFKLPENPDTPIIMVGPGTGVAPFRSFMQEREETGAEGKSWMFFGDQHFVTDFLYQTEWQKWIKDGVLTKMDVAFSRDTEEKVYVQHRMLAHSKELFEWLEEGAVVYICGDEKHMAHDVHNTLIDIIEKEGGLSREKAESYLADMQQTKRYQRDVY, from the coding sequence TTGCAACTTCAGGTAATGAACAGTCCGTTTAATCAGGAGCAAGCAGAGCTCCTCAATCGTCTTCTGCCAACTTTGACAGAATCTCAAAAAGTCTGGTTGAGCGGATATCTAGCTGCTACTCAGTCTGGTTCTGCTGGTGTTCCTGCTGCTACTGAGGCACCTGTAGTAGAAGCAGTTGCTCAAGCTAACGTAAAGCCGGTATCAAAAGATATTACAATTCTTTATGGTTCACAAACAGGTAATGCCCAAAGCCTTGCTGAAAAGTCAGGCAAAACACTTGAAGAACGCGGATACAAAGTGACTGTATCATCGATGAGTGATTTCAAACCGAATAATTTGAAAAAGTTGGAGAATCTCCTTATTGTTGTGAGTACACATGGAGAGGGAGATCCGCCGGATAATGCTCTATCATTCCATGAGTTTCTACATGGAAAACGTGCTCCAAAGCTGGATGACCTTCGCTTCTCAGTGCTATCACTTGGTGATAGCTCATATGAATTTTTCTGTCAAACAGGAAAAGAATTTGATCAACGGTTGGAGGATCTTGGGGGAACTCGTTTATACCCGCGTATTGACTGTGATCTTGACTTTGATGAGCCTGCTGCAGAATGGATTGAAGGTGTGTATGCAGGATTAAGTGAAGCAGCCTCAACAGAAGCAGAATCTGCTCAAACTGTTGCTGCTACTCCAGCTGCTGTGGAATCAGCTTATTCTCGTACAAACCCATTTAAAGCAGAGGTCCTTGAAAACCTTAATTTAAATGGTCGTGGTTCAAATAAAGAAACACGTCATGTAGAGTTGTCTCTTGAAGGTTCCGGTCTAATTTATGAGCCAGGGGATAGTCTTGGCGTGTACCCTGAGAACGATCCTGAGCTTGTTGGATTAATTCTAGAAACAACAAAATGGGATGAAAATCAAAAGGTTACAGTGAATAAAGAGGAAGTATCACTGAAAGAAGCTTTAAGCAAAAAGCTTGAAATTACTGTTCTTACAAAGCCTCTTATTGAAAAAGCAGCACAGCTTTCTTCAAATGGGGATTTAAAAGCTCTTGTTGCTCCGGAGAAAATCAATGAATTAAAAGCATATATTGATGGTCGTGATTTATTAGATTTACTTCGTGACTTTGGACCATGGGATGTTTCGGCACAGGATTTTGTTGCGATATTACGTAAAATGCCGTCCCGTCTCTATTCTATTTCTAGCAGTCTATCAGCAAATCCGGAAGAAGTTCACTTAACCATTGGCGCAGTTCGTTATGAAACACATGGACGTAAACGCAATGGCGTTGCTTCAATTTTAACAGCAGAACGTCTTCAGCCTGGTGATACGTTACCAGTCTATGTTCAAAATAACCAAAACTTTAAACTTCCAGAAAATCCGGACACACCGATCATTATGGTAGGACCTGGTACAGGTGTAGCACCTTTCCGTTCCTTTATGCAAGAGCGTGAAGAAACTGGTGCAGAAGGTAAGTCCTGGATGTTCTTTGGAGATCAGCATTTTGTAACAGATTTCCTATATCAAACAGAATGGCAAAAATGGATAAAAGACGGTGTCTTAACAAAAATGGATGTTGCGTTCTCACGCGATACTGAAGAAAAAGTCTATGTACAACACCGGATGCTTGCACACAGCAAAGAATTATTTGAATGGCTTGAAGAAGGTGCTGTTGTTTACATCTGCGGTGATGAGAAGCATATGGCACATGATGTGCATAATACTCTTATCGATATTATTGAAAAAGAAGGCGGGTTAAGCCGTGAAAAAGCGGAAAGCTACCTTGCCGACATGCAGCAAACGAAACGCTATCAGCGTGATGTATATTGA
- a CDS encoding GerAB/ArcD/ProY family transporter: MEKAKISAIQLVVILYIFILGTTVIFPLAADADQAAWISILLGMVLGLPLLLIYHFLYKMYPNLVLTEYSKEILGKYLGTAVGILYVVYFLYGAARDVRDAMDLAPLFLHGTPVSVIGIMFLLPILYGLFLGIEVLLRTGEIFIVYIVSTGILMIFFIFISDIFQYENLLPVLEPGWKKIVGTALKQTWMAPFGEVVCFTMIFAYLNKPKLQLKASFMGYIIGGLSLTFFHFLTIAVLGADSRGTSISPFLRMVQKIEVAEIIQRLDALFMIWLLVNDFFKVAIFMYAAVIGGATLFKVSKNVLILPFGAIVFFTSIFFADSYITHMAQGDFALAYIYPIFALGIPFLLCIVVFIRKKSKK, encoded by the coding sequence ATGGAGAAGGCAAAGATTTCTGCAATTCAGTTGGTAGTTATTTTGTACATTTTTATTTTGGGTACAACCGTAATTTTCCCATTAGCTGCTGATGCTGACCAAGCTGCTTGGATTTCAATTTTACTTGGTATGGTTTTGGGGCTTCCCTTGCTTTTGATTTATCATTTTTTATACAAAATGTATCCTAATCTTGTATTAACAGAATATAGTAAGGAAATTTTAGGAAAGTACTTAGGAACCGCAGTCGGCATTCTCTATGTTGTATATTTTTTATACGGTGCAGCACGTGATGTGCGAGATGCGATGGATTTAGCCCCACTTTTTTTACACGGAACGCCCGTATCAGTTATAGGGATTATGTTTTTACTTCCTATACTCTATGGATTATTTTTAGGAATAGAAGTCCTGTTAAGAACGGGTGAAATCTTTATTGTTTATATTGTCTCAACAGGCATTTTAATGATTTTCTTTATTTTTATTTCTGATATTTTTCAATATGAAAATTTACTTCCTGTTTTAGAGCCTGGTTGGAAAAAGATTGTTGGTACTGCACTAAAACAAACTTGGATGGCACCTTTTGGAGAAGTCGTTTGTTTTACGATGATTTTTGCTTATTTAAATAAACCAAAGCTTCAATTGAAAGCTTCTTTTATGGGATATATTATAGGTGGTTTGTCTTTAACATTCTTTCATTTTTTAACGATCGCAGTATTAGGAGCTGACAGTAGAGGCACATCCATATCTCCTTTTCTAAGAATGGTACAAAAAATTGAGGTAGCTGAAATTATTCAAAGACTTGATGCACTTTTTATGATTTGGTTACTCGTAAATGATTTTTTTAAAGTCGCCATTTTTATGTATGCAGCGGTAATTGGCGGAGCAACCTTATTTAAAGTATCTAAGAATGTATTAATTTTACCATTTGGAGCAATTGTTTTTTTCACCTCAATATTTTTTGCAGATAGTTACATTACTCATATGGCTCAAGGTGACTTTGCCCTTGCATATATCTATCCTATTTTTGCCCTGGGCATCCCTTTTCTTTTATGTATTGTTGTATTTATTAGGAAGAAGAGTAAGAAGTAA
- the cysI gene encoding assimilatory sulfite reductase (NADPH) hemoprotein subunit, producing the protein MANQILKAPEGAPSDVERIKEESDYLRGTLKESMLERLSAGISDDDNRLMKHHGSYLQDDRDLRNERQKQKLEPAYQFMLRVRLPGGVATPDQWLVMDDLANKYGNGTLKLTTRMTFQLHGILKWDMKPTIQGIHASMMDTIAACGDVNRNVMCVANPYQSNVHEEVYEWSKKLSDDLLPRTRAYHEIWLDEERVAGTPDTEEVEPMYGPLYLPRKFKIGIAVPPSNDVDIFSQDLGFIAIVENDKLVGFNVAIGGGMGMSHGDKATYPQLAKVIGFCKPEQIYDVAEKIITIQRDYGNRSARKNARFKYTVDRLGLENVVEELHNRLGWSLDDAKPFNFDHNGDRYGWVKGVKGKWNFTLFVEGGRVTDYEDYKLMTGIREIAKVHKGDFRLTANQNLIIGNVSTQKKKKITEIIEKYGLTDGKHYSALRRSALACVALPTCGLAMAEAERYLPTLIDKIDEIVDQNGLNDKEITIRMTGCPNGCARHALGEIGFIGKAPGKYNMYLGAAHDGTRLSKMYRENIGEAEILKELGTILPRYAKERQENEHFGDFVIRAGIITATTDGTNFHD; encoded by the coding sequence ATGGCGAACCAAATATTAAAAGCACCAGAAGGCGCTCCAAGTGATGTTGAACGTATTAAAGAAGAAAGTGACTACTTGCGCGGTACGCTAAAAGAATCCATGCTTGAGCGACTAAGCGCCGGGATCTCTGATGATGATAACCGCCTGATGAAGCACCACGGAAGCTATTTGCAGGATGATCGTGACCTTCGCAATGAACGTCAGAAGCAAAAATTAGAGCCAGCTTATCAATTTATGCTGCGTGTTCGATTACCTGGCGGTGTGGCAACACCTGACCAATGGCTAGTAATGGATGATCTTGCAAATAAATACGGAAATGGAACATTAAAGCTTACAACACGTATGACATTCCAACTGCACGGTATATTAAAGTGGGATATGAAGCCGACAATTCAAGGTATTCATGCCTCCATGATGGATACGATTGCTGCATGTGGGGACGTTAACCGTAATGTAATGTGTGTGGCAAATCCGTATCAATCTAACGTCCATGAAGAGGTGTACGAATGGTCTAAAAAACTAAGTGATGATTTACTACCACGTACAAGAGCTTATCACGAGATCTGGCTTGATGAAGAAAGAGTTGCAGGTACACCTGATACTGAAGAAGTTGAGCCAATGTATGGCCCGCTATATTTACCACGTAAATTTAAAATCGGGATTGCAGTACCACCGTCAAATGATGTAGATATTTTTTCTCAAGACTTAGGCTTCATCGCGATTGTTGAAAACGACAAGCTAGTTGGTTTTAACGTAGCGATTGGTGGTGGAATGGGTATGTCACATGGTGACAAAGCAACATATCCACAGCTTGCAAAAGTAATCGGCTTCTGTAAACCAGAACAAATTTACGATGTTGCTGAAAAAATCATTACGATTCAACGTGATTACGGAAATCGTTCTGCACGTAAAAATGCACGTTTCAAATATACTGTTGATCGTTTAGGATTAGAAAATGTAGTAGAAGAACTTCATAACCGTCTTGGCTGGAGCCTTGATGATGCTAAGCCATTCAACTTTGACCATAACGGAGACCGCTATGGCTGGGTAAAAGGTGTGAAAGGAAAATGGAACTTCACATTATTCGTTGAAGGCGGCCGTGTAACAGATTATGAAGACTACAAGCTGATGACAGGAATAAGAGAAATCGCAAAAGTTCACAAAGGCGACTTCCGATTAACAGCGAACCAAAACCTAATCATTGGAAATGTATCAACTCAAAAGAAGAAAAAAATTACCGAAATTATTGAAAAATACGGCTTAACTGATGGTAAGCATTATTCTGCATTACGTCGCAGTGCACTTGCATGTGTTGCGTTACCAACATGTGGTTTAGCGATGGCTGAAGCAGAACGCTACCTGCCAACACTAATTGATAAAATCGATGAAATCGTAGATCAAAACGGACTTAATGATAAAGAGATCACGATCCGTATGACAGGCTGTCCAAACGGATGTGCACGCCATGCATTAGGTGAAATCGGCTTTATTGGAAAAGCTCCTGGTAAATACAATATGTACTTAGGTGCTGCACATGACGGAACGCGTCTAAGCAAAATGTACCGTGAAAACATCGGAGAAGCAGAAATCCTGAAAGAGCTTGGAACAATTCTTCCACGCTATGCAAAAGAGCGCCAAGAAAACGAGCACTTCGGTGATTTCGTCATCCGTGCAGGTATTATTACAGCAACAACAGATGGTACTAATTTTCATGATTGA